One segment of Nocardioides sp. QY071 DNA contains the following:
- a CDS encoding PAC2 family protein yields MMEIETVPELVRPVVIAAFEGWNDAAESATAVVDHLMRAWDARVVAAIDPEDYYDFQVNRPTVGIDDNGFRKLTWPSTHIAVASPPDLDRDVILIRGIEPNMRWRAFTAEILAAIDDLGGELFVTLGALLSDSPHTRPIPVSGSTTEADLMDRLVLEQSTYEGPTGIVGVLQDACARVDIPAVSYWAAVPHYVAQPPCPKATLALLTRLEDLLEIRMPLGDLPDEARAWERGVDELAEEDEDIADYVRSLEESRDTADLPEASGEAIAREFERYLKRRGEDS; encoded by the coding sequence GTGATGGAGATCGAGACGGTCCCCGAGCTGGTCCGGCCCGTGGTGATCGCTGCCTTCGAGGGCTGGAACGACGCCGCCGAGTCCGCGACCGCGGTCGTGGACCACCTGATGAGGGCCTGGGACGCTCGGGTCGTGGCGGCGATCGACCCGGAGGACTACTACGACTTCCAGGTCAACCGGCCCACCGTCGGCATCGACGACAACGGCTTCCGCAAGCTGACCTGGCCCAGCACCCACATCGCGGTCGCCTCTCCCCCGGACCTGGACCGCGACGTGATCCTGATCCGCGGGATCGAGCCCAACATGCGCTGGCGCGCGTTCACCGCCGAGATCCTGGCCGCCATCGACGACCTCGGCGGCGAGCTGTTCGTGACCTTGGGCGCCCTGCTCTCCGACAGCCCTCACACCCGGCCCATCCCCGTCTCGGGGTCCACCACCGAGGCCGACCTGATGGACCGGCTGGTCCTCGAGCAGTCGACCTACGAGGGCCCGACCGGCATCGTCGGCGTCCTCCAGGACGCCTGCGCCCGGGTCGACATCCCGGCGGTGTCCTACTGGGCCGCCGTCCCCCACTACGTCGCCCAGCCGCCGTGCCCGAAGGCGACGCTGGCACTGCTCACCCGCCTCGAGGACCTGCTGGAGATCCGGATGCCGCTGGGCGACCTGCCCGACGAGGCGCGGGCCTGGGAGCGCGGGGTCGACGAGCTGGCCGAGGAGGACGAGGACATCGCCGACTACGTCCGCTCGCTCGAGGAGTCGCGGGACACCGCCGACCTGCCCGAGGCCTCGGGTGAGGCGATCGCGCGGGAGTTCGAGCGGTACCTCAAGCGGCGGGGTGAGGACTCCTAG